A DNA window from Legionella sp. MW5194 contains the following coding sequences:
- the yciA gene encoding acyl-CoA thioester hydrolase YciA, translating into MTPRGEITIQTLAMPADTNANGDIFGGWIVSQMDLAAGVLAKKLARGRVATVAIHSMTFLKPVHVGDVVSCHVELIKRGTTSMTIAVEVWAEPAAVSGRYQVTEGTFVFVAIDEEGKSRKVPDSE; encoded by the coding sequence ATGACGCCTCGCGGTGAAATTACCATTCAAACTTTGGCCATGCCGGCGGATACCAATGCCAATGGCGATATTTTTGGCGGATGGATTGTTTCTCAAATGGATTTGGCTGCCGGCGTGCTGGCTAAAAAACTGGCGCGTGGGCGTGTTGCGACGGTAGCCATTCATTCCATGACCTTTTTAAAACCTGTGCACGTGGGTGATGTGGTCAGTTGTCACGTGGAACTAATAAAGCGAGGCACAACGTCAATGACCATTGCTGTCGAAGTCTGGGCAGAACCGGCTGCCGTTTCGGGGCGCTACCAGGTGACCGAGGGAACCTTTGTTTTTGTGGCCATTGACGAAGAAGGAAAATCAAGAAAGGTACCTGATTCGGAATGA